In Marinicauda algicola, one DNA window encodes the following:
- a CDS encoding AmpG family muropeptide MFS transporter, with protein MAETTLEERQRGWLAALRVYLKPLMLAMLILGFASGLPLMMVFSKLSYWLRDAGIDRTTIGFMYWITLAYTIKFLWAPAVDRLKLPVLTARFGQRRSWMMTAIAGTVIGLLVIAGSDPATNLLGTLAGAFLLAYSGATLDVAIDAWRIESAPREEQANMAAAYVLGYRFAIMASGFGLVLSDYIGWHLSFAVMGAAMAVCGALVLLMREPEHAVKKRISQATSLAGRIGEAIVEPFRQFVVRLGPWLVPVFLLVAFYRLSDFTMGVMASPLYSDIGFERSIVGGIQAGPGVIATIAGGFLGGLIAFRFGVLQAMIAGAVITFLSNGAFALLASQATAQDNLQLLVVISADNVAAGFVGTVFIAYLSSLTDPVNAATQYALLSSLYAFINKFIAGWSGLMADAVGYTAFFLITASYAIPAAILVAIILVFGSPAAKGTARQQQPQAART; from the coding sequence ATGGCTGAAACCACGCTCGAGGAACGCCAGCGCGGCTGGCTTGCGGCGCTGCGCGTCTATCTCAAGCCGCTGATGCTGGCGATGCTGATCCTGGGCTTTGCGTCCGGCCTGCCGCTGATGATGGTGTTCTCCAAGCTGTCCTACTGGCTGCGCGATGCCGGCATCGACCGCACCACGATCGGCTTCATGTACTGGATCACGCTCGCCTACACGATCAAGTTCCTGTGGGCCCCGGCGGTCGACCGGCTGAAGCTTCCCGTGCTGACCGCCCGGTTCGGCCAGCGCAGGTCCTGGATGATGACCGCGATCGCCGGCACGGTGATCGGGCTCCTGGTCATCGCCGGCTCCGATCCGGCCACCAACCTTCTCGGCACGCTGGCCGGCGCCTTCCTGCTCGCCTATTCCGGCGCCACGCTCGATGTCGCGATCGATGCCTGGCGCATCGAATCCGCGCCGCGCGAGGAACAGGCCAACATGGCCGCCGCCTACGTGCTCGGCTACCGGTTCGCGATCATGGCCTCGGGCTTCGGCCTCGTACTGTCGGACTATATCGGCTGGCACCTCTCCTTCGCGGTGATGGGCGCTGCGATGGCGGTCTGCGGCGCGCTCGTCCTCCTCATGCGCGAGCCCGAGCACGCGGTGAAGAAGCGCATCAGCCAGGCGACGAGCCTCGCCGGGCGGATCGGGGAAGCGATCGTCGAGCCCTTCAGGCAGTTCGTCGTGCGCCTCGGGCCCTGGCTGGTGCCGGTCTTCCTGCTGGTCGCCTTCTACCGGCTCTCCGACTTCACAATGGGCGTGATGGCCAGCCCGCTCTATTCCGACATCGGCTTCGAGCGCTCGATCGTCGGGGGCATCCAGGCCGGTCCGGGCGTGATCGCGACCATAGCGGGCGGGTTTCTCGGCGGGCTCATCGCCTTCCGCTTCGGCGTGCTGCAGGCGATGATCGCGGGCGCGGTGATCACCTTCCTGTCCAACGGCGCCTTCGCCCTGCTCGCCTCGCAGGCCACGGCGCAGGACAATCTCCAGCTCCTGGTGGTGATCAGCGCGGACAATGTCGCGGCCGGCTTCGTGGGCACGGTCTTCATCGCCTACCTCTCCTCGCTCACCGACCCGGTAAATGCGGCGACGCAGTACGCGCTGCTGTCCTCGCTCTACGCCTTCATCAACAAGTTCATCGCCGGCTGGTCCGGGCTGATGGCCGATGCGGTCGGCTACACGGCGTTCTTCCTCATCACGGCGAGCTACGCGATCCCGGCCGCCATCCTCGTGGCGATCATCCTGGTGTTCGGCTCGCCTGCGGCGAAGGGCACGGCGAGGCAACAGCAGCCCCAGGCGGCAAGGACCTAG
- a CDS encoding ATP-binding protein, which translates to MRDESHPGQSSASAEAGLRAVFDAMDALVMVRDASGRVSDVNAGFLKAFGGEPQDWIGRWFDVAPEFGEDGAGRRYDVAMSTRSGAAFIEWAETPLPGGGSVSVGRDVTEERRSRAALSEAASGKSVFFAAVTHELRTPLSGTLGSARLLKQTPLAPDQAAYLDAIMSSGEHALSLIDDILDLSRLEAGKLELRREPTDLRAVVEEVGELLATRAAEKRLSLAHAVDADLPPLITADPARLKQVLFNLAGNAVKFTETGGVLIRAERVGDHVRLSVKDTGPGISRADRASLFQRFERGAAEQSAAPGAGLGLAMVKRLAEAMGGEVGLTSTPGEGALFWFAFPLEGEDAGEPAGRPLAGCRLVVASPCPIQREGVRLQAEALGASVKCAREVGEIAGVIAAAGGDVVVVLDEVWADRAGGLVNPEGALHVLALAQPRTKDLFSQARRPPGIDGWLVAPVRARSLAEHATRRGPQPAPPETQAGPEAAPAPAQAGPLDGLNLLLAEDDPVNGLIGERVLARLGARVTRVGDGQAAVDAVRAGAFDAVLLDLRMPRLDGRGAARAIRALPGGETLALIALTANATEADRAACLAAGMDDFLSKPLDPEKLAGALARLCKGEKRARVG; encoded by the coding sequence ATGCGTGACGAGTCTCATCCCGGGCAATCATCGGCCAGCGCCGAAGCCGGCCTTCGCGCCGTGTTCGACGCGATGGATGCGCTGGTCATGGTGCGCGACGCCTCCGGGCGGGTGAGCGACGTCAATGCCGGCTTCCTGAAGGCGTTCGGCGGAGAGCCGCAGGACTGGATCGGGCGCTGGTTCGACGTCGCGCCCGAGTTCGGCGAGGACGGGGCGGGCCGGCGCTACGATGTCGCGATGTCGACGCGCTCGGGCGCGGCCTTCATCGAGTGGGCCGAGACCCCGCTGCCAGGCGGCGGCTCGGTCTCGGTGGGGCGCGACGTCACCGAGGAGCGCCGCTCGCGCGCCGCGCTGTCGGAAGCAGCGAGCGGCAAGTCGGTCTTCTTCGCGGCGGTCACCCATGAGCTGCGCACGCCGCTGTCGGGCACGCTCGGCTCGGCGCGGCTCCTGAAGCAGACCCCGCTCGCTCCCGACCAGGCGGCCTATCTCGACGCCATCATGTCGAGCGGGGAACACGCCCTCTCCCTGATCGACGACATTCTCGACCTCTCCCGCCTCGAGGCCGGCAAGCTGGAGCTGCGCCGCGAACCGACCGACCTGCGTGCGGTCGTGGAGGAGGTCGGCGAACTCCTGGCCACGCGCGCGGCGGAGAAGCGGCTTTCGCTTGCCCATGCCGTGGATGCCGACCTCCCGCCCCTCATCACAGCCGACCCGGCCCGGCTGAAGCAGGTTCTGTTCAACCTCGCCGGAAATGCCGTGAAATTCACCGAGACCGGAGGTGTGCTGATCCGCGCCGAGCGCGTCGGCGATCACGTGCGCCTCTCTGTCAAGGACACCGGGCCCGGCATCTCGCGCGCCGATCGCGCGAGCCTGTTCCAGCGTTTCGAGCGCGGCGCGGCGGAGCAGAGCGCCGCCCCCGGCGCGGGCTTGGGCCTCGCCATGGTCAAGCGGCTCGCCGAGGCGATGGGCGGGGAGGTCGGCCTCACCTCCACACCGGGCGAAGGCGCGCTGTTCTGGTTCGCCTTCCCGCTTGAGGGGGAGGATGCCGGCGAACCCGCCGGCCGGCCGCTCGCCGGATGCCGGCTCGTCGTGGCGAGCCCCTGCCCCATCCAGCGCGAGGGCGTGCGGCTCCAGGCCGAGGCCCTCGGCGCGTCGGTGAAATGCGCGCGCGAGGTCGGCGAGATCGCCGGCGTCATCGCCGCCGCGGGGGGCGATGTCGTCGTCGTGCTCGACGAGGTCTGGGCCGATCGCGCGGGCGGGCTGGTCAATCCGGAGGGCGCGTTGCACGTCCTCGCCCTCGCCCAGCCGCGAACCAAGGACCTGTTCAGCCAGGCCCGCCGCCCGCCCGGAATCGACGGCTGGCTCGTCGCGCCGGTACGCGCCCGCTCGCTCGCCGAGCACGCGACCCGGCGCGGCCCGCAACCCGCGCCGCCCGAGACCCAGGCCGGGCCCGAAGCCGCGCCTGCGCCGGCGCAGGCCGGCCCGCTCGACGGGTTGAACCTCCTGCTGGCCGAAGACGATCCGGTCAACGGCCTCATCGGCGAGCGCGTACTCGCCCGGCTCGGCGCCAGGGTGACCCGGGTCGGGGACGGCCAGGCGGCTGTCGACGCCGTGCGGGCGGGCGCGTTCGACGCCGTCCTGCTCGACCTGCGCATGCCCAGGCTCGACGGGCGCGGCGCGGCGCGCGCGATCCGCGCCCTGCCGGGCGGCGAAACCCTCGCCCTCATCGCGCTTACCGCCAACGCCACCGAGGCCGACCGCGCCGCCTGTCTTGCAGCCGGTATGGACGACTTCCTGTCCAAGCCCCTCGACCCGGAAAAGCTCGCTGGCGCGCTCGCCCGCTTGTGCAAAGGCGAGAAGCGCGCAAGGGTCGGGTAA
- a CDS encoding M28 family metallopeptidase, whose product MIRTALALTLAAAAPALAQEAPPPGEVMRIYDIVDAVSSARIEADIRTLAGFGTRHTASQTESETRGIGAARRWIHEEFERISAACGGCLEVVYVSETISGERRIPDPVEVVSVIAIQRGTLDPDRVVMMSGDIDSRASDVMDAGVDAPGANDNASGVAGALEAARVLSQHEFAGTIVYAALAGEEQGLYGGEILARHALERGWRVKAVLNNDMIGNIAGIDGVIDNSSIRVFSEGTRADETPEEARIRRFTGGEVDSPSRNLARYIDRVADQYVRNLDVMMVYRLDRFGRGGHHRPFNEAGMPGVRLMETHEHYDRQHQDVRIEDGRHFGDTVEFVDFDYAAKATGLNAATLALLAGAPPIPAEVTIEGAVSPDTTLSWSVPQGEAAGNLAGYRVHWRLTDAPQWTHSRWVGMTDRVTLENLVIDNYFFGVSAVAGDGSPTPIVFPGPAGDFGGY is encoded by the coding sequence ATGATCCGCACCGCGCTCGCCCTCACGCTTGCCGCCGCCGCACCTGCGCTTGCCCAGGAGGCGCCGCCGCCGGGCGAGGTGATGAGGATCTACGATATCGTCGATGCGGTCTCGTCGGCGCGCATCGAGGCCGACATCCGCACGCTCGCAGGGTTCGGGACGCGCCACACCGCGTCGCAGACGGAGTCCGAGACACGCGGGATCGGCGCGGCGCGGCGCTGGATCCATGAGGAGTTCGAGCGCATCTCGGCCGCGTGCGGCGGCTGCCTTGAGGTGGTCTATGTCTCCGAGACGATCTCCGGCGAGCGCCGCATTCCCGATCCGGTCGAGGTGGTCTCGGTGATCGCGATCCAGCGTGGCACGCTCGACCCGGACCGCGTGGTGATGATGAGCGGGGATATCGACAGCCGCGCCAGCGACGTCATGGATGCCGGGGTCGATGCGCCCGGCGCCAACGACAATGCCTCGGGCGTCGCCGGCGCGCTGGAGGCCGCGCGCGTGCTCTCGCAGCACGAGTTCGCCGGGACCATCGTCTACGCCGCGCTGGCCGGCGAGGAGCAGGGCCTGTATGGCGGGGAGATTCTCGCACGCCATGCGCTGGAGCGGGGGTGGCGCGTCAAGGCGGTGCTCAACAACGACATGATCGGAAACATCGCCGGGATCGACGGCGTGATCGACAACAGCTCGATCCGGGTCTTCTCCGAGGGCACGCGGGCCGACGAGACGCCTGAGGAGGCGCGCATCCGCCGCTTCACCGGCGGGGAGGTGGACTCCCCCTCGCGCAACCTTGCCCGGTATATCGATCGGGTCGCGGACCAGTATGTGCGCAATCTCGACGTCATGATGGTGTACCGGCTCGACCGCTTCGGCCGCGGCGGCCATCATCGCCCGTTCAACGAGGCTGGCATGCCCGGTGTACGCCTGATGGAGACCCACGAGCACTATGACCGCCAGCACCAGGACGTGCGCATCGAGGACGGGCGCCATTTCGGCGACACGGTCGAATTCGTCGATTTCGACTATGCCGCGAAGGCGACCGGCCTGAACGCGGCGACGCTGGCCCTTCTGGCCGGGGCCCCGCCGATTCCGGCCGAGGTGACGATCGAGGGCGCAGTGAGCCCGGACACGACGCTGAGCTGGTCGGTGCCGCAGGGCGAGGCGGCCGGGAACCTCGCCGGCTACCGGGTGCACTGGCGGCTGACCGACGCACCGCAATGGACCCACAGCCGCTGGGTCGGGATGACGGATCGCGTCACGCTCGAGAACCTCGTCATCGACAATTACTTCTTCGGCGTCTCGGCGGTGGCCGGGGACGGCTCGCCGACGCCGATCGTCTTCCCCGGACCGGCGGGCGATTTCGGCGGATATTAA
- a CDS encoding YifB family Mg chelatase-like AAA ATPase: MGGRTASASFEGAEARWTDVQVQIAGGQPAFNIVGLADKAVAESRERVRAAFAAIGLALPSQRLIVNLAPADRPKEGAHYDLPVAIGLMIALGVLPPEAGEEHLAMGELGLDGSIAPSPGALPAAMLASEHDVGFICAEASGPEAAWAGGQLPILAPRSLIQLVNHFRGGQALSRPAPGELVDGPGVKDLKDVRSQETAKRALEVAMAGGHNLLMVGPPGSGKSMLASRAPGLLPPLTAGELLEVSMIQSVAGLLERGQLSRTRPLRAPHHSASMAAMVGGGTRIKPGEASLAHHGVLFLDELPEFHPQVLDSLRQPLETGEIAVVRANARVVYPARFQLIAAMNPCRCGWAGENGEACARGPKCAQGYQARVSGPMMDRIDLQIDVPPVTPADLALPPAAEGTSEVAARVARAREVQMARGGLNARLSGDTLDRICAPEAPGKALLAQAAEAMGLTARGYHRILRTARTIADLDGADGIRRIHIAEALSARRVRTTGQTVSRPGLRAGANAPGV; encoded by the coding sequence ATGGGCGGGCGCACGGCATCGGCGAGCTTCGAGGGCGCGGAGGCGCGCTGGACCGATGTCCAGGTGCAGATCGCCGGGGGGCAGCCCGCCTTCAACATCGTCGGCCTCGCAGACAAGGCCGTCGCCGAGAGCCGCGAGCGCGTGCGCGCCGCCTTCGCCGCCATCGGCCTCGCCCTGCCCAGCCAGCGCCTGATCGTCAATCTCGCCCCCGCCGACCGTCCGAAGGAGGGGGCCCACTACGACCTGCCCGTCGCCATCGGGCTGATGATCGCGCTCGGCGTGCTGCCGCCCGAGGCCGGCGAGGAACACCTCGCCATGGGCGAGCTTGGCCTCGACGGCTCGATCGCGCCGAGTCCGGGCGCCCTGCCCGCCGCCATGCTGGCGAGCGAGCACGATGTCGGCTTCATCTGCGCCGAGGCCAGCGGGCCGGAAGCGGCCTGGGCCGGAGGGCAGCTGCCCATCCTCGCGCCGCGCTCTCTGATCCAGCTGGTCAATCACTTCCGCGGCGGGCAGGCGCTGTCTCGCCCTGCGCCGGGCGAACTCGTCGACGGGCCCGGCGTGAAGGATCTCAAGGATGTGCGCAGCCAGGAGACGGCCAAGCGCGCGCTCGAGGTCGCCATGGCCGGCGGGCACAATCTCCTGATGGTCGGTCCGCCGGGCTCGGGCAAGTCCATGCTCGCCTCGCGCGCGCCCGGCCTACTGCCGCCGCTGACCGCCGGCGAACTGCTCGAGGTGTCGATGATCCAGTCGGTCGCGGGGCTTCTGGAGCGCGGCCAGCTCAGCCGCACCCGGCCGCTGCGCGCCCCCCACCACTCCGCCTCGATGGCGGCGATGGTCGGCGGGGGCACGCGAATCAAGCCGGGCGAGGCCTCGCTCGCCCATCACGGCGTCCTCTTCCTGGACGAGCTGCCCGAATTCCACCCGCAGGTGCTCGATTCCCTGCGCCAGCCTCTGGAGACCGGCGAGATCGCGGTGGTGCGCGCCAACGCCCGCGTCGTCTATCCCGCGCGCTTCCAGCTCATCGCGGCGATGAATCCCTGCCGCTGCGGCTGGGCAGGCGAGAACGGGGAGGCGTGCGCCCGCGGCCCGAAATGCGCGCAGGGTTACCAGGCGCGCGTCTCCGGACCGATGATGGACCGGATCGACCTGCAGATCGACGTGCCGCCCGTCACCCCGGCCGACCTCGCCCTGCCTCCGGCCGCGGAAGGCACAAGCGAGGTCGCCGCCCGCGTGGCGCGCGCCCGCGAGGTGCAGATGGCGCGCGGCGGGCTCAATGCCCGCCTGTCCGGCGACACGCTCGACCGCATCTGCGCCCCCGAGGCGCCGGGCAAGGCGCTGCTCGCCCAGGCTGCCGAGGCGATGGGCCTGACCGCGCGGGGCTATCACCGCATCCTCAGGACCGCACGCACCATTGCCGATCTCGACGGCGCGGACGGGATACGCCGGATTCACATCGCCGAGGCGCTGAGCGCGAGACGCGTGCGCACCACGGGCCAGACCGTCTCCCGGCCCGGCCTGCGCGCCGGCGCGAACGCCCCCGGGGTTTAA
- a CDS encoding BON domain-containing protein — MVRLALLALCALSVSACTSLQPGRSLGRGIDDFNASMQIKSAMLRSEGYALEGVDVEVTEGIALLSGTAPRLEDKLHAECLTWSAPAVRSVVNEIEIARARGPADTARDAVVTQQVRGRLLADREVRSVNFNIETRDGVVYLLGFARSAGERERATRHASLVEGVERVVVLVRVPGEDAVLEPRGERRAELCDVPAAG, encoded by the coding sequence ATGGTCCGCCTTGCCCTCCTCGCCCTCTGCGCCCTGTCCGTCTCGGCCTGCACCAGCCTGCAGCCGGGACGCTCGCTGGGACGCGGCATCGACGACTTCAACGCCTCCATGCAGATTAAGTCCGCCATGCTGCGCTCGGAGGGGTATGCGCTCGAAGGCGTGGACGTGGAGGTGACCGAAGGCATCGCCCTGCTTTCGGGCACCGCGCCGCGCCTGGAAGACAAGCTGCACGCCGAATGCCTGACCTGGTCGGCGCCCGCCGTGCGCTCGGTCGTCAACGAGATCGAGATCGCGCGCGCCCGCGGTCCTGCAGACACCGCGCGCGACGCGGTCGTCACCCAGCAGGTGCGTGGCCGGCTGCTCGCCGACCGCGAGGTGCGCAGCGTCAACTTCAACATCGAGACCCGCGACGGGGTGGTCTACCTGCTCGGCTTCGCGCGCAGCGCCGGCGAGCGCGAGCGGGCCACGCGCCATGCTTCGCTGGTGGAGGGGGTGGAACGCGTCGTGGTCCTCGTGCGCGTGCCCGGAGAGGACGCCGTGCTGGAGCCGCGCGGCGAGCGCCGCGCCGAGCTGTGCGACGTACCTGCGGCCGGATAG
- a CDS encoding YraN family protein: MTRGPGTAKRRASARRGRRAETLVAVWLSLQGWHVLDRRARTGAGEIDLVARRGRVLAFIEVKTRRTTEEARLALSPRQRGRLLRAAGLWRARHRHYDALQPRFDLVLAVPWRLPVHLPGAFEAEGRDALTLL; the protein is encoded by the coding sequence ATGACCCGCGGACCGGGCACGGCGAAGCGTCGGGCCTCCGCGCGGCGCGGCCGGCGCGCCGAGACGCTCGTCGCCGTGTGGCTCTCCCTGCAGGGCTGGCACGTCCTCGACCGGCGCGCGCGCACCGGGGCGGGCGAGATCGATCTGGTGGCCCGGCGCGGACGCGTGCTCGCCTTCATCGAGGTGAAGACGCGCAGGACCACCGAGGAGGCCCGCCTCGCCCTGAGCCCGCGCCAGCGCGGCCGGCTGTTGCGCGCGGCCGGGCTGTGGCGAGCCCGCCACCGGCACTATGACGCGCTGCAGCCGCGTTTCGATCTCGTCCTCGCCGTGCCCTGGCGCCTGCCGGTCCATCTGCCCGGCGCGTTCGAGGCGGAAGGGCGCGATGCGCTGACCCTTCTATAG
- a CDS encoding penicillin-binding protein activator, whose protein sequence is MMERVSRTPALAPSRIAAALIALLAVAACETVPAGPSQPSAPPPVVGEAPPPATLPVDLADRAFTPAHMRGEGRIARVALLLPFSSDNSAVRTEASNILRASELALFERGGDNLLLLPKDTGGTPQGARAAAEAALADGADLILGPLLAGSVSEVAQVVENRGVPVIAFSTNASVAGEGVYLLSFPPGEEVRRIVDFTAERGATRYAFIGPASEYGYTVAEAYREQVEAHTAHLPGQEMITLVEEPDLPEDGAADAEPPEPVEITVVRENGLVAQEFYSGGVQAMNEAAARLARLGVEPLDPEDAARMSGRNWQPSDVPPFQVVILPEGGDRLRTLAPVLIYQDIDPLLIKFVGTGLWRDEATVREPALANGWFAGPDPEARARFETAYEAVFDTRPSRLAGLGYDAGSLAALMAAEGEFTRAAIEDPSGFLGVDGLFRFRADGTIERGLAVYAIRNNAFHVLEPAPARFPTEDEQRLQEMEREAEAAALEPAGTF, encoded by the coding sequence ATGATGGAAAGAGTTTCGCGCACGCCGGCGCTGGCGCCAAGCCGGATCGCCGCCGCCCTCATCGCGCTGCTGGCCGTCGCCGCGTGCGAGACGGTGCCCGCCGGTCCCTCGCAGCCCTCCGCGCCGCCGCCCGTGGTGGGCGAGGCGCCGCCGCCGGCCACCTTGCCGGTCGACCTTGCCGACCGCGCCTTCACCCCGGCGCACATGCGCGGCGAAGGCCGCATCGCACGCGTCGCGCTGCTGCTGCCCTTCTCCTCGGACAACAGCGCCGTTCGCACGGAGGCCTCCAACATATTGCGCGCGAGCGAGCTCGCCCTGTTCGAGCGCGGCGGCGACAATCTCCTGCTCCTGCCCAAGGATACCGGCGGCACGCCGCAGGGTGCGCGCGCCGCGGCCGAGGCCGCGCTCGCCGACGGGGCCGACCTCATTCTCGGCCCGCTGCTTGCCGGCTCGGTGAGTGAGGTCGCCCAGGTGGTCGAGAATCGCGGCGTGCCCGTGATCGCGTTCTCCACCAACGCCTCGGTCGCCGGGGAGGGGGTCTATCTGCTGAGCTTCCCGCCGGGCGAGGAGGTGCGCCGCATCGTCGACTTCACAGCCGAGCGCGGCGCCACGCGCTACGCCTTCATCGGCCCGGCGAGCGAATACGGCTACACGGTCGCCGAGGCCTATCGCGAGCAGGTCGAGGCTCATACCGCCCACCTGCCCGGGCAGGAAATGATCACGCTCGTAGAGGAGCCGGACCTGCCGGAGGATGGCGCGGCGGACGCCGAGCCGCCCGAACCGGTCGAGATCACCGTGGTGCGCGAGAACGGCCTCGTCGCGCAGGAGTTCTACTCCGGCGGCGTCCAGGCGATGAACGAGGCCGCGGCGCGCCTTGCCCGGCTCGGCGTGGAGCCGCTCGATCCCGAAGATGCCGCGCGCATGAGCGGGCGCAACTGGCAGCCGAGCGACGTGCCGCCCTTCCAGGTCGTCATCCTGCCCGAGGGCGGGGACCGGCTGAGAACACTCGCGCCCGTTCTGATCTACCAGGACATCGACCCGCTGCTGATCAAGTTCGTCGGCACCGGGCTCTGGCGCGACGAGGCGACGGTGCGCGAGCCGGCGCTCGCGAACGGCTGGTTCGCCGGACCGGACCCGGAAGCGCGCGCCCGCTTCGAGACCGCCTACGAGGCGGTGTTCGATACCAGGCCCTCGCGCCTGGCCGGGCTCGGCTACGATGCCGGCTCGCTCGCCGCGCTGATGGCGGCCGAGGGAGAGTTCACCCGCGCCGCGATCGAGGATCCGAGCGGCTTCCTCGGCGTCGACGGCCTGTTCCGCTTCCGCGCCGACGGCACGATCGAGCGCGGGCTTGCCGTCTACGCCATCCGCAACAATGCCTTCCACGTGCTCGAGCCGGCCCCGGCCCGTTTCCCCACCGAGGATGAGCAGCGCCTGCAGGAGATGGAACGGGAGGCGGAGGCCGCGGCCCTGGAGCCGGCCGGGACGTTCTAG
- the hemW gene encoding radical SAM family heme chaperone HemW has product MSAPSAPLGLYVHWPYCARICPYCDFNVYRAKGRDTAPLLEAMLADLARWREITGPRDLVSVHFGGGTPSLMEPAQIEAVLETAGRLFGLAPGAEIGLEANPAEKARFAGIRAAGVERLSLGVQALDDESLARLGRDHGTAGALEAMAAAQALFPRVSIDLIYAREGQSVEAWEAELTRALGFGLDHLSLYQLTIEPGTAFAKRAERGALLAPPEETAAAMFEVTQTLTQAAGLDPYEISNHARGRAHQSRHNRLYWTGADWIGIGPGAHSRIGAPRTGGRLGASALDRPERYVEGAAKGTAQAMETISALEDAQERVLMGLRLAEGFDRAALRAATGHDVDEAEAQRFARQGLLVLEGERARLTRAGRLYADGLAVALAPGG; this is encoded by the coding sequence GTGAGCGCACCCTCCGCCCCGCTCGGCCTCTATGTCCACTGGCCCTATTGCGCGCGCATCTGCCCCTATTGCGATTTCAACGTCTATCGCGCGAAGGGCCGCGACACCGCGCCGCTCCTCGAAGCCATGCTCGCCGATCTCGCCCGCTGGCGCGAGATCACCGGGCCGCGCGACCTGGTCAGTGTGCATTTCGGCGGCGGCACGCCCTCGCTGATGGAGCCTGCACAGATCGAAGCGGTGCTGGAGACCGCCGGCCGGCTGTTCGGCCTCGCGCCCGGCGCCGAGATCGGGCTGGAGGCCAATCCGGCCGAGAAGGCGCGCTTCGCCGGCATCCGCGCGGCCGGGGTGGAGCGGCTCTCGCTCGGGGTGCAGGCGCTCGACGATGAAAGCCTGGCCCGGCTCGGGCGCGATCACGGCACAGCCGGCGCGCTAGAGGCGATGGCGGCCGCGCAGGCGCTCTTCCCGCGCGTGTCGATCGATCTGATCTATGCCCGCGAGGGCCAGAGCGTCGAAGCCTGGGAAGCCGAGCTCACTCGCGCGCTCGGCTTCGGGCTCGACCATCTCTCGCTCTACCAGCTCACCATCGAGCCGGGCACGGCCTTCGCGAAGCGGGCCGAGCGCGGCGCGCTCCTGGCCCCGCCGGAGGAGACGGCGGCCGCCATGTTCGAGGTGACGCAGACGCTCACGCAGGCCGCGGGGCTGGATCCCTACGAGATCTCCAATCATGCGCGCGGGCGGGCGCATCAGTCGCGCCACAACCGGCTCTACTGGACCGGGGCGGACTGGATCGGCATCGGACCGGGCGCGCATTCGCGCATCGGCGCGCCGCGCACCGGCGGACGCCTGGGAGCGAGCGCGCTCGACCGGCCCGAACGCTATGTCGAAGGCGCCGCCAAAGGCACGGCCCAGGCGATGGAAACGATCAGCGCGCTCGAGGACGCGCAGGAGCGCGTGCTGATGGGCCTGCGCCTCGCCGAAGGGTTCGACCGGGCGGCGCTGCGCGCGGCGACCGGCCACGATGTTGACGAAGCCGAGGCGCAGCGCTTCGCCCGCCAGGGGCTTCTGGTGCTGGAAGGCGAGCGCGCCCGGCTGACGCGGGCCGGCCGGCTCTATGCCGACGGCCTCGCCGTGGCGCTCGCGCCGGGCGGCTAG
- the rdgB gene encoding RdgB/HAM1 family non-canonical purine NTP pyrophosphatase → MSNVFADADRWVIASHNAGKIREIAELVAPFAIRVTGAGEAGLPEPEETEDTFEGNALLKARAAAAASGAVALADDSGLAVEALGGAPGIHSARWAGEERDFARAMEKVENALRAEGNTNRRARFVCALALVHPDGKEAVFTGTVEGTLVWPPRGEQGFGYDPIFVPDGHTQTFAEMDPEKKRAISHRADAFARLVAAVFAA, encoded by the coding sequence ATGAGCAATGTCTTCGCGGACGCTGACCGCTGGGTGATCGCGAGCCACAATGCGGGCAAGATCAGGGAGATAGCCGAGCTCGTCGCGCCCTTCGCCATCCGCGTCACCGGGGCGGGGGAAGCCGGCCTGCCCGAACCCGAGGAGACCGAGGACACGTTCGAGGGCAATGCGCTGCTGAAGGCGCGCGCCGCGGCGGCCGCCTCGGGAGCGGTCGCGCTCGCCGACGATTCCGGGCTCGCCGTGGAGGCGCTCGGCGGCGCGCCGGGGATCCACTCCGCCCGCTGGGCCGGGGAGGAGCGCGATTTCGCCAGGGCGATGGAGAAGGTCGAGAACGCCCTGCGGGCCGAAGGCAACACCAACCGGCGCGCGCGATTCGTCTGCGCCCTCGCCCTCGTTCATCCCGACGGCAAGGAGGCGGTGTTCACCGGAACGGTCGAGGGCACGCTCGTCTGGCCGCCCCGCGGCGAGCAGGGCTTCGGGTACGATCCGATCTTCGTGCCCGACGGCCACACGCAGACCTTCGCCGAGATGGACCCGGAGAAGAAGCGCGCCATCAGCCACCGCGCGGATGCGTTCGCCAGGCTGGTCGCCGCGGTGTTCGCAGCGTGA